One Planctomycetota bacterium DNA window includes the following coding sequences:
- a CDS encoding biopolymer transporter ExbD: protein MGRIKNSGSNEMKMDMTPMIDIIFQLIIFFMCSIKFKTLEGKLASYLPKDVGINSSQVANPDMNEIRIRLIYDETQPMNTRIIVKPYGADGVRMNDWSQLKSDIATRYQSIVARNLTWPFIIDPESKVPMQSVVYALDMCRSAGIEDVRFAAKSPVTDPLSGLGEKSNKWGK, encoded by the coding sequence ATGGGAAGAATTAAAAATAGCGGCTCGAACGAAATGAAAATGGACATGACCCCGATGATTGATATCATCTTCCAGTTGATTATTTTCTTCATGTGTTCCATTAAATTTAAGACTCTTGAAGGAAAGCTCGCTTCGTATTTGCCTAAGGATGTCGGGATAAACTCCAGCCAGGTTGCCAATCCTGATATGAACGAAATACGCATCCGGCTGATATATGATGAGACCCAGCCGATGAATACGAGAATTATCGTAAAGCCATACGGGGCGGATGGCGTCCGCATGAACGATTGGAGCCAGTTAAAAAGCGATATCGCGACGAGGTACCAGAGTATTGTCGCTCGCAATTTGACATGGCCGTTTATCATAGACCCTGAAAGCAAAGTCCCTATGCAATCCGTCGTTTATGCCTTGGATATGTGCCGCAGCGCCGGTATTGAAGATGTCCGTTTTGCCGCTAAATCTCCTGTAACCGACCCGTTGTCAGGCCTTGGGGAAAAGTCCAATAAATGGGGAAAATAA
- the pilM gene encoding type IV pilus assembly protein PilM, whose protein sequence is MARGVWGLDVSKSCLKAVRLELNDDRPEITDVDIIDYTPAASRDDAALEQEIRMALSLFTSRHNLKKDNIAASLPGHSTFNRFIKLPPTDPARLKDIVQYEAQQHIPFPINEVIWAYQMVERQYQPGEELEAVLFAVKKDLIDQFLATMSLAGVQIDIIQFAPVALYNFISYSGLVQKSGVILDMGANNTDLILIDDNKFWIRNLPIVGNDITHAIEKKFELPFAEAEKLKVSAAQSPQAGKIFTTIQPVLKDLVGEIHRSIGYYKSLSPMGKPPAFTKMVAMGNATRVIYFDEFVSQRLQMELIRLKKMDKFEVSPKLDPAILATQMPSLGVAIGLGLQYLGQTINRINLLPQEIIKIKQATKRKPFIAAIAAIATIIVLMMWWTSGKTLDALNEVSEKVDEQTKNWKEIDRKYKNVSNMVEFEDKLKRLIQTIPNREILELTIICGLICRRQSGVLDEMLSRDFVKAELGKRLADAFNIAVPPDAILLKGAVAELKIGDLEGMHDEEAPKESDKKYYRFKIVLDIPL, encoded by the coding sequence ATGGCGAGAGGCGTTTGGGGGTTAGATGTAAGCAAATCCTGCCTTAAGGCGGTCCGGCTGGAGCTGAATGATGACCGCCCGGAAATAACCGATGTTGACATCATAGATTACACGCCAGCCGCCAGCCGCGATGATGCCGCCCTGGAACAGGAAATACGGATGGCTTTGTCGCTTTTCACCTCGCGCCATAACCTTAAAAAAGACAATATTGCTGCCTCGCTTCCCGGGCACTCTACTTTCAACCGTTTTATCAAGCTTCCGCCGACAGACCCGGCGCGCCTAAAGGATATCGTCCAGTACGAAGCCCAGCAGCATATCCCGTTCCCGATTAATGAAGTCATCTGGGCGTACCAGATGGTCGAACGCCAGTATCAGCCGGGCGAAGAATTGGAGGCGGTCCTCTTTGCGGTAAAGAAGGATTTGATTGACCAGTTTCTGGCGACCATGTCGCTTGCCGGTGTTCAGATTGATATCATACAATTCGCGCCGGTGGCGCTTTATAATTTTATAAGCTATTCGGGCCTGGTCCAGAAAAGCGGGGTCATCCTGGATATGGGCGCGAATAATACGGATCTCATACTCATTGACGACAATAAATTCTGGATAAGGAATCTCCCAATCGTGGGCAATGACATCACGCACGCCATCGAAAAGAAATTTGAATTGCCTTTTGCCGAGGCGGAAAAGCTGAAAGTTTCGGCGGCGCAATCTCCCCAGGCGGGTAAGATTTTTACGACCATCCAGCCGGTCTTAAAGGATTTAGTCGGCGAAATACACCGTTCAATCGGTTATTACAAGAGCCTTTCACCCATGGGCAAGCCGCCGGCCTTCACTAAAATGGTGGCGATGGGCAATGCGACGCGCGTCATATATTTCGACGAATTCGTTTCCCAGCGCCTGCAGATGGAATTGATCCGCCTTAAAAAGATGGACAAATTTGAAGTGAGTCCGAAGCTGGATCCGGCGATTTTGGCGACACAAATGCCTTCGCTCGGCGTGGCAATCGGCTTGGGTTTGCAATACCTCGGCCAAACGATTAACCGCATCAATTTATTGCCCCAGGAAATAATAAAAATAAAACAGGCGACCAAAAGGAAGCCCTTTATCGCGGCGATTGCTGCGATTGCGACCATCATAGTTTTAATGATGTGGTGGACTTCCGGGAAAACCCTTGATGCCCTTAATGAAGTGAGCGAGAAAGTGGATGAGCAGACAAAAAACTGGAAAGAGATTGACCGCAAATACAAAAACGTAAGCAATATGGTGGAATTCGAGGATAAACTTAAGCGCCTCATCCAGACCATACCGAACCGTGAAATATTGGAGCTGACCATTATCTGCGGGTTAATCTGCCGCAGGCAAAGCGGGGTTCTTGACGAAATGCTTTCGCGCGATTTCGTAAAGGCCGAGCTTGGAAAACGGCTTGCCGATGCGTTTAATATTGCCGTCCCGCCGGATGCGATATTATTAAAGGGCGCAGTGGCAGAACTGAAAATCGGGGATTTGGAAGGTATGCACGATGAGGAAGCCCCAAAAGAATCTGATAAGAAATATTACCGCTTTAAGATAGTTCTGGATATACCGTTATGA
- a CDS encoding NYN domain-containing protein, whose protein sequence is MLIIDGYNLLFARYPELAGLKNRELFEKAREDFIALLGRRVTEDRYEKIILIFDGQMPSKSARKGTRLMIAFSGEEKADALVIKTAREQTSARKTAVVTSDNEIIRKLKPLGFKIIRSHEFADEFLAEKDDDKNKSAEGPSVSKRKLNGISPEEAEKWLEIFGIDS, encoded by the coding sequence ATGCTGATTATAGACGGTTACAACCTGTTATTCGCGCGGTATCCGGAGCTGGCCGGTCTTAAAAACCGGGAATTATTCGAGAAAGCGCGGGAGGACTTTATCGCGCTTCTCGGCAGGCGCGTCACCGAAGACCGCTACGAGAAAATCATCCTTATCTTTGACGGGCAAATGCCCTCTAAATCCGCGCGCAAGGGAACGCGGCTGATGATAGCATTTTCCGGAGAAGAAAAAGCTGATGCACTGGTCATAAAAACAGCCCGCGAGCAAACCTCGGCGCGCAAGACCGCGGTCGTCACCTCGGATAACGAAATCATCAGGAAACTTAAACCGCTCGGGTTTAAAATAATCCGTTCGCATGAATTCGCGGATGAATTCCTTGCGGAAAAAGATGATGATAAAAACAAATCCGCCGAAGGCCCTTCTGTTTCCAAACGCAAGCTTAACGGCATCTCGCCCGAAGAAGCCGAGAAATGGCTGGAAATATTCGGGATAGATTCTTAA
- a CDS encoding MotA/TolQ/ExbB proton channel family protein, with product MRKLTKWMPAVMLVGIILVLLFMPIIALAQDEGEGDGEKKQAEGDGGFMGLIKAGGAVGHFIIFLSFVSLALVIEHFVNIKRDKFCPPEIVAEMEALVDEGQYEDAIALCSANPCFFTNVVGAALAKVEGGFGEMEKAMGEAGENEANKVNQHISYLSLLGSIAPMLGLTGTVTGMISAFGVIKTMQSPPPSMLAKGVEEALVTTAEGLFVAMPVLASYFFFKNKVTALLIEMGMICGEFLDKFKGMEPAK from the coding sequence ATGAGAAAACTGACAAAATGGATGCCGGCGGTGATGTTGGTAGGTATTATACTGGTATTATTATTTATGCCCATTATTGCCTTGGCACAGGATGAGGGAGAAGGTGATGGAGAAAAAAAACAGGCCGAGGGTGATGGCGGTTTTATGGGGTTGATTAAGGCCGGAGGGGCCGTCGGGCATTTCATCATATTTCTTAGTTTTGTCTCTCTTGCCCTTGTAATCGAGCACTTTGTCAATATCAAGCGGGATAAATTCTGCCCGCCGGAAATCGTTGCTGAAATGGAGGCCTTAGTTGATGAAGGCCAGTATGAAGATGCCATTGCGCTATGCTCGGCGAACCCATGCTTTTTTACCAATGTCGTCGGGGCCGCCTTGGCAAAAGTTGAAGGCGGGTTTGGAGAGATGGAAAAGGCCATGGGGGAAGCCGGTGAAAACGAGGCAAACAAGGTTAACCAGCATATTAGTTACCTGTCGCTTCTGGGAAGCATAGCTCCTATGTTAGGACTGACCGGGACTGTCACAGGTATGATCTCGGCATTCGGCGTCATTAAGACCATGCAATCACCTCCTCCGAGCATGTTGGCGAAAGGCGTAGAAGAAGCCCTGGTGACCACCGCCGAAGGACTTTTTGTGGCAATGCCTGTCTTGGCTTCATATTTCTTTTTTAAGAATAAAGTTACCGCATTGCTCATTGAAATGGGTATGATTTGCGGTGAATTCCTGGATAAATTCAAGGGTATGGAGCCGGCAAAATAG
- a CDS encoding sigma-70 family RNA polymerase sigma factor: MNGLDREQIEAIVNTEQEALFHFALFLARDYNAAEDMAQETFLIACRKLAQEKPEGNTGKWLRGIARNVYLKTKSKRNTFMLHENLLEMADNFWRDKTGEGNASSPYAVALTGCLESLGDNDRKMIELRYGLNPGREALAQTLDISVPALESRLKRAKKQLKECIERKTGKTI, encoded by the coding sequence ATGAACGGATTAGACAGAGAACAGATTGAAGCGATAGTTAATACCGAACAGGAAGCGCTATTCCATTTTGCTTTATTCCTGGCGCGCGATTATAACGCGGCAGAGGATATGGCACAGGAGACATTTTTGATTGCCTGCCGCAAGCTTGCCCAAGAGAAGCCTGAAGGGAATACGGGCAAATGGCTAAGAGGAATTGCCAGAAACGTTTATCTCAAGACAAAATCAAAAAGAAATACTTTTATGCTGCATGAGAATCTCCTGGAAATGGCGGATAACTTTTGGCGGGATAAGACAGGAGAAGGCAATGCCTCGTCTCCGTATGCCGTCGCGCTAACCGGATGCCTGGAATCACTTGGTGATAACGATAGGAAAATGATTGAGTTGAGATACGGTCTGAATCCGGGGCGCGAGGCTTTGGCGCAAACGCTCGATATATCCGTGCCTGCCTTGGAATCCAGGTTAAAACGCGCCAAAAAACAGCTAAAGGAATGTATTGAGAGGAAAACAGGCAAGACAATATGA
- a CDS encoding helix-turn-helix domain-containing protein, whose translation MPGTELLTVKETAEALQVSVFTVRRLIKKGDLPAARVAHQFRVRREDLEKYIARHLERFGNIAVKPFFYRIAVLERYRSDPMKFYLHDSAFSGKLGLKEHLYKFQNGARNTVYGEPLFCELSYKKVHLKDGEEAELIDSSKDYRKIAAWAEEQIHWHKHFIQRPEFLVAF comes from the coding sequence ATGCCAGGAACGGAATTGCTTACGGTTAAGGAAACTGCCGAGGCGCTGCAGGTAAGCGTCTTTACCGTCCGGCGCCTGATTAAGAAGGGTGATTTGCCTGCCGCGCGCGTTGCCCACCAATTCCGCGTTCGGCGTGAAGACCTGGAAAAATACATCGCAAGGCATTTGGAGCGATTCGGCAATATTGCCGTCAAGCCGTTCTTTTACCGGATAGCGGTGCTGGAGAGGTACCGTTCCGACCCGATGAAGTTTTATCTCCATGACTCCGCCTTTAGCGGGAAGCTGGGATTGAAAGAGCATCTCTACAAATTCCAGAACGGCGCCAGAAACACTGTCTATGGAGAGCCGCTTTTCTGTGAGCTTTCTTATAAAAAGGTTCATTTGAAGGATGGCGAAGAGGCCGAGCTAATTGATTCATCGAAAGATTACCGGAAAATTGCCGCCTGGGCAGAGGAACAAATCCATTGGCACAAGCACTTCATCCAGCGTCCGGAATTCCTGGTAGCTTTTTAA
- the tadA gene encoding Flp pilus assembly complex ATPase component TadA yields MTRILPNNPNLQHLKNEAKSLVKAHQKKESVVCNTLRLLNRFSRALDPEILDSKLALNEAQYALAMDYGFKSWNDLKKHVENKGLSGKEKGLANFWRKFGTLLGSGVPFMSTLDTLGKEALDKEIKSIVDAIRTGIKAGEGLSETMSKFSDYFSLPVLEMVKEGEEKGNLDEVFKDIAERLERGTIESGKETESVTGKDPAQLLDLIFRDAVQQKASDIHLEWLNEKMRIRLRIDGVLKEIPPPPEKMQKAVISRIKILSGMDTTEKRLPQDGRIIASINGKSVDFRVSIVPNITGESVVIRVLDKSLINLDIEKQHLSKQNLKTLKNWCKKPAGLIVVTGPTGCGKTTTLYSLMQGLNRKEAKICTIENPVEYPLEGINQVQVNPALGLTFTRAMQSQLRQAPNIIMVSEIRDVELAELMIQAALTGHLIFTTLNTMDAPGAIRRLVDLGVKPPLVNNCLIGVIAQRLVRAICQDCKEEYKPEKWVKASIKGLKNIKFFRGKGCGKCNGTGYQGRIVIHELLEIDKKMKNLIARNAPLEEIKKHGRKSGMVTLMEDGINKVKEGLTTLEEVVKATAGI; encoded by the coding sequence ATGACACGGATATTACCGAATAACCCTAACTTACAGCATCTCAAAAACGAGGCGAAATCGTTAGTAAAAGCCCATCAGAAAAAAGAATCTGTTGTTTGCAATACGCTTCGGCTGCTGAACAGATTTTCCAGAGCGCTCGACCCGGAGATTCTTGATTCAAAACTCGCTCTTAATGAAGCCCAATATGCCCTGGCGATGGATTATGGGTTCAAGAGCTGGAATGACCTGAAAAAGCATGTGGAGAACAAGGGTCTTTCTGGAAAAGAAAAGGGCTTGGCCAATTTCTGGCGTAAATTCGGAACATTGTTAGGTTCGGGGGTGCCTTTTATGAGCACGCTTGACACACTGGGAAAAGAAGCGCTTGATAAAGAGATTAAATCTATCGTGGATGCTATTCGAACCGGAATTAAGGCGGGTGAAGGTCTATCAGAAACTATGTCCAAGTTTTCAGATTACTTTTCTTTACCAGTTTTGGAGATGGTTAAGGAAGGTGAAGAAAAAGGCAATCTGGATGAAGTCTTCAAGGACATCGCCGAACGGTTGGAAAGAGGCACCATTGAATCGGGAAAAGAAACAGAAAGCGTTACAGGCAAAGACCCAGCGCAATTGCTGGATTTGATCTTTCGCGATGCCGTCCAACAGAAAGCCAGCGATATCCATCTGGAATGGCTGAACGAAAAAATGAGAATCAGGCTGCGTATTGACGGGGTTCTCAAAGAGATACCTCCGCCGCCGGAAAAGATGCAAAAAGCCGTAATCAGCCGGATTAAGATTCTTAGTGGTATGGATACCACTGAAAAACGCCTGCCTCAGGACGGGAGAATCATAGCAAGCATAAACGGGAAAAGCGTTGATTTCCGTGTTTCAATTGTCCCCAATATTACCGGCGAATCGGTGGTTATCAGGGTTCTTGACAAGAGCCTTATCAATCTGGATATAGAAAAACAGCACCTCAGCAAACAGAACCTGAAAACCTTGAAAAACTGGTGCAAAAAGCCAGCGGGGTTAATTGTTGTTACCGGACCGACCGGTTGCGGAAAAACAACTACTCTTTATAGCCTTATGCAGGGGCTCAACCGAAAAGAGGCCAAGATATGCACCATAGAAAACCCTGTAGAATATCCGCTTGAAGGGATAAATCAAGTGCAGGTAAATCCTGCTTTAGGGCTTACCTTTACACGTGCTATGCAGTCACAACTCAGGCAGGCGCCGAATATAATTATGGTCAGTGAGATTAGGGATGTTGAGTTGGCCGAGTTAATGATTCAGGCGGCGCTTACCGGGCACTTGATTTTTACAACGCTAAATACTATGGATGCCCCGGGCGCAATCAGGAGATTGGTTGATTTAGGAGTTAAACCGCCCCTGGTCAATAATTGTTTGATAGGCGTAATTGCCCAGAGATTAGTCCGTGCGATATGCCAGGATTGCAAAGAAGAATATAAACCTGAAAAATGGGTGAAGGCGTCAATCAAAGGGCTCAAAAACATTAAATTCTTTAGAGGCAAAGGATGCGGTAAATGTAACGGGACTGGCTATCAGGGCAGGATTGTAATCCACGAGCTTTTGGAAATAGACAAGAAGATGAAAAATCTGATTGCCCGCAACGCGCCTCTGGAGGAAATTAAAAAGCATGGTAGGAAATCGGGTATGGTTACCCTGATGGAAGACGGAATAAACAAGGTGAAAGAGGGTCTTACAACTTTAGAAGAAGTTGTCAAGGCGACGGCAGGCATTTAA
- a CDS encoding ATP-binding protein: protein MSYTFDIFLAQNPWRGQLDSWYVSHLVRDIDIRLKTALKESGLAVISGAPAAGKTNLAWALINDFVRTQNRDPKEIFYFSLEEPITRSFIQSAANLVNFLKSFGPAKDSDMLLVMDSAHYLAVPEKFFEELFKSADSFCSGLKIIAITNLASFGDKLVKDFTVKPAQHLKIPEFNFREFLEHALGRANVTLPKFRPDMDIIAVSKSYARALIPLFEEYVLYGGYPDIIRTPVAVRKVSKLQDILRDYHNKLAQIFREIKHPEKLYVLFAMLAKANGTLVNLKKLKQGLHLNHRTVARYLDILEDVSLFSLVHPFEAEKKTGIPFLYFADTGLRNLLTGIFNPLTMRPDQKVLLDNFVYNQLRMMGDDIRFYRPPQTDWVIFTFRHNDKLYGAAVADRLGKFNSRVLLSFIRKHHPHKVFLLHPQMELEQAGEAGGNHSETGWSGRILEESHRLVQMPVWWIWALPEALKRAAETSS, encoded by the coding sequence ATGAGCTATACATTTGACATATTTCTTGCCCAGAATCCCTGGCGGGGGCAATTGGATTCCTGGTATGTTTCGCACCTCGTGCGCGATATTGATATCCGCTTAAAAACTGCTTTAAAGGAATCCGGGTTGGCAGTAATATCCGGCGCGCCTGCCGCGGGGAAGACCAATCTTGCCTGGGCTTTGATAAACGATTTTGTCCGCACGCAAAACCGCGACCCAAAAGAGATTTTTTATTTTAGCCTGGAAGAGCCAATCACCAGGTCTTTTATCCAAAGCGCCGCGAATCTCGTGAATTTCCTGAAGAGTTTCGGCCCCGCTAAAGATTCGGATATGCTTCTGGTGATGGATTCGGCGCACTACCTTGCCGTGCCGGAGAAGTTTTTTGAAGAGCTTTTCAAGAGCGCGGACTCTTTTTGCTCCGGTCTCAAGATTATCGCCATCACTAACCTGGCAAGCTTCGGCGATAAGTTGGTTAAGGATTTTACCGTCAAACCTGCGCAACACCTAAAAATACCCGAATTTAATTTCCGCGAATTTCTTGAACACGCCCTGGGCAGGGCGAACGTCACACTCCCGAAATTCCGCCCGGATATGGATATCATCGCGGTAAGCAAAAGCTACGCCCGCGCTTTGATTCCTTTATTCGAAGAATACGTCCTTTACGGCGGCTATCCGGATATTATCCGCACGCCGGTCGCCGTGCGCAAAGTCAGCAAGTTGCAGGATATTTTGAGGGATTATCACAATAAGCTGGCGCAAATTTTCCGGGAGATAAAACATCCGGAAAAGCTATACGTCTTGTTCGCGATGCTGGCAAAAGCAAACGGAACTTTAGTGAACCTCAAAAAACTCAAACAGGGTTTACATCTTAACCACCGGACAGTCGCGCGTTATCTGGATATCCTGGAGGATGTTTCGCTCTTTTCGCTTGTTCATCCGTTTGAAGCGGAGAAGAAAACCGGGATTCCGTTTTTGTATTTTGCCGATACCGGCTTGCGCAATCTCCTGACCGGGATATTTAATCCCTTGACCATGCGGCCGGACCAGAAAGTATTATTGGATAATTTTGTGTATAATCAATTGAGGATGATGGGTGATGATATCCGGTTTTACCGGCCGCCGCAAACTGATTGGGTGATATTCACCTTCCGCCATAATGATAAATTATACGGGGCAGCCGTGGCGGATAGATTAGGCAAATTTAACTCGAGGGTTTTGCTTAGCTTTATCCGGAAACATCATCCGCACAAGGTGTTTTTACTGCATCCTCAAATGGAACTTGAACAGGCGGGGGAGGCCGGCGGAAATCACTCGGAAACCGGCTGGTCCGGCAGGATTCTTGAAGAATCGCACCGGCTGGTTCAGATGCCGGTCTGGTGGATATGGGCGTTACCGGAGGCTTTGAAGAGAGCGGCTGAAACTTCGAGCTGA
- a CDS encoding biopolymer transporter ExbD — MKMKRHDQLENVGFDMTPMIDCVFQLIIFFMLSTDFANTQLERVQLPKATTAVEDKSPPETRLMINLAHVGKGSETCKELKYDMNNKLIKACSIEKHWQIKVGNKPYEPSELEQLLNLEGSKPPGREPSPDGGKSLGLSKRTLQIRSDAGAVYQMLEKVFAACARARIWKIEIGASQPPKD, encoded by the coding sequence ATGAAAATGAAAAGGCATGACCAGCTTGAGAATGTTGGTTTTGATATGACTCCGATGATTGATTGTGTATTCCAATTAATCATTTTCTTCATGCTTTCCACGGATTTTGCCAATACCCAGCTGGAACGTGTCCAGTTGCCCAAGGCCACGACTGCCGTGGAAGATAAAAGCCCGCCGGAGACCAGGCTTATGATAAACCTGGCTCATGTTGGTAAGGGAAGCGAAACCTGCAAAGAACTCAAATACGATATGAACAATAAGCTTATCAAAGCTTGCAGTATAGAAAAACACTGGCAGATAAAAGTGGGGAATAAGCCATACGAGCCTTCAGAGTTGGAGCAGTTGCTTAATCTCGAAGGCAGCAAACCACCGGGCCGTGAGCCTTCACCCGATGGTGGAAAAAGCCTGGGCCTTTCGAAAAGGACGTTGCAAATAAGGTCGGATGCCGGTGCCGTTTACCAGATGCTGGAAAAGGTCTTCGCGGCTTGCGCGAGGGCGCGTATATGGAAAATCGAAATCGGCGCCTCACAACCACCTAAGGATTAG
- a CDS encoding fibronectin type III domain-containing protein: MRIKKFILAYPERIILVVALIGLFVHGVKTFNAPPDPDVERINKKLNEIKRVISTNPPLVFPEVKYLETIKSKWDKLASAPELYGGMMFRNTIPLISYAETVVAPKKVILPPIMDKLSVDPELPDRIVISWTKNTEIPIKPLAVISKYRIYRKAAGEKQDKMVTEVKPDPNVLSFAYTDTDNIQPELQYTYYITAFTDEKSDEMTDGKTESIPSVAKQTVTPEIVKLDAIATSSSEQIYMSIEKYIGGKWQKTRDYFKKGDRVGKDKFVTDYEIANITEETVNKSIDPSDPLKTVKKTFFRITLKHVKTGKEIVRETKPVTR, translated from the coding sequence ATGAGAATTAAAAAGTTCATTCTTGCATATCCGGAGCGGATTATTTTAGTGGTGGCGCTTATCGGCCTATTTGTTCACGGCGTTAAAACATTCAACGCACCGCCTGATCCCGATGTGGAAAGAATCAACAAAAAACTGAACGAAATCAAGCGGGTGATCTCGACCAACCCGCCGCTTGTTTTCCCTGAAGTAAAATACCTTGAAACCATAAAAAGCAAATGGGATAAACTGGCTTCTGCACCGGAATTGTATGGCGGCATGATGTTCCGTAATACCATACCGCTTATTTCCTATGCGGAAACCGTAGTTGCCCCAAAAAAGGTTATTTTGCCGCCTATTATGGATAAGCTTTCTGTGGATCCTGAACTGCCTGATCGGATAGTCATTTCTTGGACCAAGAATACGGAGATTCCTATTAAACCCCTGGCGGTTATCAGCAAATACCGTATTTACCGGAAGGCAGCAGGGGAGAAACAGGATAAAATGGTAACTGAAGTAAAGCCGGATCCCAATGTGCTTTCCTTTGCCTATACGGATACCGATAACATACAGCCCGAACTGCAGTATACGTATTATATTACCGCATTCACAGATGAAAAGTCCGATGAAATGACGGATGGTAAAACCGAAAGCATTCCTTCTGTCGCCAAGCAAACGGTCACTCCGGAAATAGTTAAATTGGATGCCATCGCAACCAGCTCTTCCGAGCAAATATATATGTCGATAGAAAAATATATTGGAGGTAAATGGCAGAAAACTCGCGATTATTTTAAGAAAGGTGATAGGGTTGGTAAGGATAAATTTGTGACTGATTATGAAATAGCGAATATAACGGAAGAAACGGTAAATAAATCCATTGATCCTTCGGATCCACTAAAGACCGTTAAAAAGACGTTTTTTAGAATTACCCTCAAACATGTGAAAACCGGAAAGGAGATTGTCAGGGAAACGAAACCGGTAACACGATAG